TTGCGGCGGAAGAACTCTGCCGAAATCTCCCGGTACCGGCCGCCGTCCTGAATGCTGCGGATGCGCACGCCAGTGCGGTACAGAGCCCTGCGGAAGTTGATCATGTCCTCCTCCTGGATCTGCCGCAGAGATCTGCCCTCTGCGCTCGCCTTTCTCCTCGAGGCCAGCCTCCTGATCATCTGCTGaatctctctgtgcctgtgccgCGTTGGCTCGCCTGACAAGCCTTCAAACAACATCCCGTTATCTGGAGGGGACAGCATCCCTCGGGAAGGGGAGCTGCGCGTGCGCCGCTCCCTGGTTAAGGTGGTGCGATAACGAAACCTCCGGCCATCAGGGCTGGCAAAAGAGCTCGTTTCTAAAGGGCTGAGGATGTACTCCTTAAAGTCATCTTCAGCACGAATCgtatggaaaatggaaaaaaagggctGCTTGCAGAGCGGGcactctgctttgttttttgacCATTCTTGGAC
This DNA window, taken from Ficedula albicollis isolate OC2 unplaced genomic scaffold, FicAlb1.5 N08537, whole genome shotgun sequence, encodes the following:
- the LOC107604546 gene encoding E3 ubiquitin-protein ligase Topors-like, whose protein sequence is SPDSKCPICLDRFDNVAYLDRCLHRFCFRCVQEWSKNKAECPLCKQPFFSIFHTIRAEDDFKEYILSPLETSSFASPDGRRFRYRTTLTRERRTRSSPSRGMLSPPDNGMLFEGLSGEPTRHRHREIQQMIRRLASRRKASAEGRSLRQIQEEDMINFRRALYRTGVRIRSIQDGGRYREISAEFF